The Beijerinckiaceae bacterium RH AL1 genome has a segment encoding these proteins:
- a CDS encoding AbrB family transcriptional regulator (ID:RHAL1_01732;~source:Prodigal:2.6): protein MTTSEATDGIGEVLQVRKIGNSLGFILPKEMLARLRLQEGDKLHVVEQTERGLKLSPYDPTHAKGLEIARQAFRDYAETFKALAK from the coding sequence ATGACGACGAGCGAGGCCACGGATGGCATCGGCGAGGTCCTGCAAGTGCGCAAGATCGGCAACTCGCTGGGCTTCATCCTACCGAAGGAGATGCTTGCACGCCTCAGGCTGCAGGAGGGCGACAAGCTGCATGTCGTCGAACAGACCGAGCGCGGCCTCAAGCTGAGCCCCTACGACCCGACCCACGCGAAGGGCCTCGAGATCGCCCGGCAGGCCTTCCGCGACTATGCGGAGACCTTCAAGGCCCTCGCCAAATGA
- the serS_1 gene encoding Serine--tRNA ligase (ID:RHAL1_01733;~source:Prodigal:2.6) yields MFDPRWIRENAAAFDEGRRKRGLAPLSAELIALDDARRAAIAAAQEIQERRNAASQKIGAALKAKDQATADALKAEVAELKGKLGALEAEEAEAARRLDEALAAIPNLPADDVPEGRDEHDNVLFREWGEKPRMNFQPKEHFALGEALGLMDFETAAKISGARFVVTKGPLARLERALAQFMLDLHTGEHGYTEVNPPLLVRDEAMFGTAQLPNSARTSSWRRAKARRRAAATSGSSRPPRSRSPTSCAKRFWTRRRCRCASPRRRRASAPRLARRGATRAA; encoded by the coding sequence ATGTTCGATCCGCGCTGGATTCGCGAGAACGCCGCCGCCTTCGACGAGGGCCGGCGCAAGCGCGGGCTGGCGCCGCTCTCGGCCGAGCTGATCGCGCTCGACGACGCCCGCCGCGCGGCGATCGCCGCGGCGCAGGAGATCCAGGAGCGCCGCAACGCGGCGAGCCAGAAGATCGGCGCGGCGCTGAAGGCGAAGGACCAGGCGACGGCCGACGCGCTGAAGGCCGAGGTCGCGGAGCTGAAGGGCAAGCTCGGCGCGCTGGAGGCCGAGGAGGCGGAGGCCGCCCGCAGGCTCGACGAGGCGCTCGCCGCAATCCCGAACCTGCCCGCCGACGACGTGCCGGAAGGCCGCGACGAGCACGACAACGTGCTGTTCCGCGAATGGGGCGAGAAGCCCCGGATGAACTTTCAGCCGAAGGAGCATTTCGCGCTCGGCGAAGCGCTCGGGCTGATGGACTTCGAGACCGCGGCAAAGATTTCGGGCGCGCGCTTCGTCGTCACTAAGGGACCGCTGGCGCGGCTGGAGCGGGCGCTCGCGCAGTTCATGCTCGACCTGCACACCGGCGAGCACGGCTACACCGAGGTGAACCCGCCGCTGCTCGTGCGCGACGAGGCGATGTTCGGCACCGCGCAGCTGCCAAATTCCGCGAGGACCAGTTCCTGGCGACGCGCGAAGGCAAGGAGGAGGGCAGCCGCGACCTCTGGCTCATCCCGACCGCCGAGGTCTCGCTCACCAACCTCGTGCGCGAAGAGATTCTGGACGAGGCGGCGATGCCGCTGCGCTTCACCGCGTCGACGCCGTGCTTCCGCGCCGAGGCTGGCGCGGCGGGGCGCGACACGCGCGGCATGA
- a CDS encoding Endoribonuclease VapD (source:Prodigal:2.6;~ID:RHAL1_01736) produces MFAIAFDLVVAETARQHPKSVSQAYADIGARLAEFGFDRVQGSLYIGESEDLANLFAAIMALKALPWLPPSVRDIRAFRVEQWSDFTKLVKS; encoded by the coding sequence ATGTTCGCCATCGCCTTCGATCTCGTCGTCGCCGAGACGGCTCGCCAGCATCCCAAGAGCGTCTCGCAGGCGTATGCGGACATCGGCGCGCGCCTCGCGGAATTCGGATTCGACCGCGTGCAGGGCAGTCTTTACATCGGCGAGTCGGAGGATTTGGCCAATCTTTTCGCGGCCATCATGGCGCTCAAGGCTCTCCCGTGGCTGCCGCCCTCGGTACGCGACATCAGGGCGTTCCGCGTCGAGCAATGGTCCGACTTCACCAAGCTGGTCAAAAGCTGA
- a CDS encoding Protein-L-isoaspartate(D-aspartate) O-methyltransferase (source:Prodigal:2.6;~ID:RHAL1_01738), translating to MRKPSPPDPALDALAARAHDADLADDAAEAKAAFHLRMRARGIQDIRVLRAFELVPRQAFVPHRYLDLAQRDLALPIGCGQTLPEPWLVARLIEAAKIERKHRVLEIGAGTGYATAILSHLAADVISLERYQSLAIAAQARLEAQGIENAAVVWGDGLALPASLDPVDRIIAHGLVDPVPDSLTDRLAEGGILVCARPAAVGQAVTRVAKGPDGALAWTALGPCQLQALQPGLAATL from the coding sequence TTGCGCAAGCCCTCGCCACCTGATCCGGCGCTCGACGCGCTCGCCGCCCGCGCGCACGACGCCGACCTCGCCGACGACGCCGCGGAGGCGAAGGCCGCCTTCCACCTGCGCATGCGGGCGCGCGGCATCCAAGACATCCGCGTGCTGCGCGCCTTCGAGCTGGTGCCGCGCCAGGCCTTCGTCCCACATCGCTACCTCGATCTCGCCCAGCGCGACCTCGCGCTGCCGATCGGCTGCGGCCAGACCCTGCCCGAGCCCTGGCTCGTCGCGCGGCTGATCGAGGCGGCGAAGATCGAGCGCAAGCACCGGGTGCTCGAGATCGGCGCCGGCACCGGCTACGCGACGGCGATCCTCTCGCACCTCGCCGCCGACGTGATCTCGCTCGAGCGCTACCAGAGCCTCGCCATCGCGGCGCAGGCGCGGCTCGAGGCGCAGGGCATCGAGAACGCCGCCGTCGTGTGGGGCGACGGGCTGGCGCTGCCCGCCTCGCTCGACCCTGTCGACCGGATCATCGCCCACGGCCTCGTCGACCCGGTGCCGGACTCGCTGACCGACCGCCTCGCCGAGGGCGGCATCCTGGTCTGCGCGCGGCCGGCGGCGGTAGGCCAGGCGGTGACGCGGGTCGCCAAGGGGCCGGACGGCGCGCTCGCCTGGACCGCGCTTGGCCCCTGCCAGCTGCAGGCGCTGCAGCCCGGGCTGGCGGCGACGCTGTAA
- a CDS encoding LysR family transcriptional regulator (ID:RHAL1_01730;~source:Prodigal:2.6), giving the protein MADRLESMAVFAKAAELGSFTKAAAALGLTSQMVGRHVAELEARLGVELIRRTTRRHSLTAIGEVFHQRCRAILAEVEAAEGLAHELGRTPRGRLRVNAPVAFGALCLAPVVGDFLRAYPGVDVELTLDDRYVDLVEEGFDVVLRMGRLKDSSLHARAVAPARLVTAAAPAYLAREGTPAAPADLAAHACLVFIYSTGVVGHEWRLARGNESVVVEVASRLRSSDSRILLSAALAGDGVLLQAERVLRPHVEAGQLVRVLPEWTGQERSLHLVYSPSRLQTLRLRAFVEFVARALG; this is encoded by the coding sequence ATGGCCGACCGCCTCGAGAGCATGGCCGTCTTCGCCAAGGCGGCGGAGCTCGGCTCCTTCACCAAGGCCGCGGCGGCGCTCGGGCTCACCTCGCAGATGGTCGGGCGCCACGTCGCCGAGCTGGAGGCGCGGCTCGGCGTCGAGCTGATCCGCCGCACCACGCGCCGGCACAGTCTCACCGCGATCGGCGAAGTTTTTCACCAGCGCTGCCGCGCCATCCTCGCCGAGGTCGAGGCGGCAGAAGGGCTCGCGCACGAGCTGGGCCGCACGCCGCGCGGCCGGCTGCGTGTCAACGCGCCCGTCGCCTTCGGGGCCCTGTGCCTCGCGCCGGTCGTCGGCGATTTTCTGCGCGCCTATCCCGGCGTCGATGTCGAGCTGACGCTCGACGACCGCTACGTCGATCTCGTTGAGGAGGGTTTCGACGTCGTCCTGCGCATGGGCCGGCTCAAGGATTCCTCGCTGCATGCCCGCGCGGTGGCGCCTGCCCGGCTCGTGACGGCGGCGGCGCCGGCCTATCTCGCGCGGGAGGGCACGCCCGCCGCGCCCGCCGACCTCGCCGCGCACGCCTGCCTTGTGTTCATCTACTCGACCGGCGTCGTCGGCCACGAATGGCGGCTGGCGCGCGGCAACGAGAGCGTCGTCGTCGAAGTCGCCTCGCGCCTGCGCAGCAGCGATTCCCGCATTCTCCTTTCCGCCGCGCTGGCCGGCGACGGCGTCCTCCTGCAGGCCGAGCGCGTCCTGCGCCCGCATGTCGAGGCCGGCCAGCTCGTCCGAGTCCTGCCGGAGTGGACGGGGCAGGAGCGGTCGCTCCACCTCGTCTACTCGCCGAGCCGGCTGCAGACGCTGCGGCTGCGGGCCTTCGTGGAGTTCGTGGCGAGGGCGCTGGGGTAG
- a CDS encoding Death-on-curing protein (ID:RHAL1_01731;~source:Prodigal:2.6) yields the protein MTEPIWLSVDLVVDIHSEQLALFGGPDGIRDRGLLESALARPLNKFAYGDDDLASLAASYAFGIARNHPFVDGNKRVAFAAFLVFLGLNGVAFRVEPALATASMLALAAGEIDEAGFTQWVRDHL from the coding sequence ATGACCGAGCCGATCTGGCTCTCCGTGGATCTCGTCGTCGACATCCACAGCGAGCAGCTCGCGCTGTTCGGCGGCCCGGACGGCATCCGCGACCGGGGCCTGCTCGAATCGGCTCTGGCGCGCCCGCTTAACAAGTTTGCCTACGGCGACGACGACCTCGCGTCGCTGGCGGCGAGCTACGCGTTCGGGATCGCGCGCAACCATCCCTTCGTCGATGGCAACAAGCGCGTCGCCTTCGCCGCCTTCCTGGTTTTTCTCGGGCTGAACGGCGTGGCCTTTCGCGTCGAGCCGGCACTGGCGACGGCGAGCATGCTTGCCTTGGCGGCCGGCGAAATCGACGAAGCCGGCTTCACGCAATGGGTTCGAGACCACCTGTGA
- a CDS encoding hypothetical protein (ID:RHAL1_01728;~conserved protein of unknown function;~source:Prodigal:2.6), with protein sequence MQRLVVQHNGVVPAACEAAWRVLRDWAGLARWWPEDAPFPVLRCEPIGDPAQLPFGRRLHVPGGGMVDEQLIFADEKLRRVYYYIDNATAQGFSNYLATATVDDAGEGRSTIGLLVCLDVHDGVDPAAIEGLVKAVLDANVRGIGRAAEHDGR encoded by the coding sequence ATGCAAAGGCTTGTCGTTCAGCATAACGGTGTTGTTCCCGCGGCCTGCGAGGCAGCATGGCGCGTTTTGCGAGACTGGGCGGGGCTCGCGCGATGGTGGCCCGAGGACGCGCCGTTTCCGGTGCTGCGGTGCGAGCCGATCGGCGACCCGGCGCAGCTCCCATTCGGCCGTCGCCTGCATGTCCCCGGCGGCGGCATGGTCGACGAGCAACTCATCTTCGCGGACGAAAAGCTCCGTCGCGTCTACTACTACATCGACAATGCGACAGCGCAGGGGTTCAGCAACTACCTCGCGACGGCGACGGTCGACGATGCTGGAGAGGGTCGCAGCACGATCGGGCTTCTGGTGTGCTTGGATGTCCATGATGGCGTCGACCCGGCCGCGATCGAGGGTCTCGTGAAAGCAGTGTTGGACGCGAACGTGCGCGGCATCGGGCGGGCGGCGGAGCACGACGGTCGGTGA
- a CDS encoding hypothetical protein (ID:RHAL1_01727;~conserved protein of unknown function;~source:Prodigal:2.6) produces MMQSYPIRLTPDDNGTLLATAPDIPEVATFGDDAAYAAAHAADAIVTALRGRIARREPVPPPSPVGDGPSAVLATSDALKIALYEAMRADGIGKAELARRLQCHLPQIDRLLDLNHESKLEALETALRAVGRAIDVSVILAA; encoded by the coding sequence ATGATGCAGAGCTACCCCATCCGTTTGACGCCCGACGACAACGGCACGCTTCTGGCCACCGCCCCGGACATCCCCGAGGTCGCGACGTTCGGCGACGACGCGGCCTATGCGGCCGCCCACGCGGCGGATGCGATCGTCACAGCCCTGCGCGGGCGCATCGCCCGGCGCGAGCCGGTGCCGCCGCCTTCGCCCGTCGGCGACGGCCCGTCCGCCGTCCTCGCGACCTCGGACGCGCTGAAGATCGCCCTCTACGAGGCGATGCGCGCCGACGGCATCGGCAAGGCAGAGCTGGCGCGCCGCCTGCAATGCCACCTGCCGCAGATCGACCGGCTGCTCGACCTCAATCACGAGTCGAAGCTCGAGGCGCTCGAGACCGCGCTGCGCGCCGTCGGCCGCGCGATCGACGTGTCGGTGATCCTCGCCGCGTGA
- a CDS encoding Alcohol dehydrogenase (ID:RHAL1_01729;~source:Prodigal:2.6): MRAYRFGALTSLHDLHLHTDEPEPQPQRGEVLLRVRAVSLNYRDIAMPLGTYPLPVEAGHVPTSDGAAEVLAVGEGVTDFKPGDRVIGLFHPRWLGGARPADIHDQSYGGWKDGWLVERKVVSQEAVIPLPDGLSFAEGATLPCAAATAWTALAGPRPIRAGDTVLTQGTGGVSIFAVQLAHALGARLIATTSSAAKGDLLRKLGADEVIDYRETQEWGARAKALTGGRGVDRVVEVGGPATIAQSLRAAAPDGEVVLIGFLGQEDPSVNFFDLFSVATIRSVTVGDRQALVDCVRAVATAGIRPVIDRVFGFDDAKAAFAHLAAGRHVGKVVIEVS; encoded by the coding sequence ATGCGCGCCTATCGCTTCGGTGCCCTGACCAGCCTCCACGACCTGCACCTCCACACGGACGAGCCCGAGCCGCAGCCGCAACGCGGCGAGGTGCTGCTGCGCGTCCGCGCCGTCTCGCTGAACTACCGCGACATCGCCATGCCGCTCGGCACCTATCCGCTGCCCGTCGAGGCGGGCCACGTGCCGACGAGCGACGGCGCGGCGGAGGTGCTGGCCGTCGGCGAGGGCGTCACCGACTTCAAGCCGGGCGACCGGGTCATCGGCCTGTTCCATCCGCGCTGGCTCGGCGGCGCGCGGCCGGCCGACATCCACGACCAGAGCTACGGCGGCTGGAAGGACGGCTGGCTCGTCGAGCGCAAGGTGGTGTCGCAGGAGGCGGTGATCCCGCTGCCCGACGGCCTGAGCTTCGCCGAGGGCGCCACCCTCCCCTGCGCCGCCGCGACCGCCTGGACCGCGCTCGCCGGCCCGCGGCCGATCCGCGCCGGCGACACGGTGCTGACGCAAGGCACCGGCGGCGTCTCGATCTTCGCGGTTCAGCTCGCGCACGCGCTCGGCGCCCGCTTGATCGCGACGACCTCGAGCGCGGCGAAGGGCGATCTGTTGCGCAAGCTCGGCGCCGACGAGGTCATCGACTACCGCGAGACGCAGGAGTGGGGCGCCCGCGCCAAGGCGCTGACCGGTGGGCGCGGCGTCGACCGCGTCGTCGAGGTCGGCGGCCCGGCGACGATCGCGCAGTCGCTCCGCGCGGCGGCGCCCGACGGCGAGGTCGTGCTGATCGGCTTTCTCGGCCAGGAGGACCCGAGCGTGAACTTTTTCGATCTGTTCAGCGTGGCGACGATCCGCTCGGTCACCGTCGGCGATCGCCAGGCGCTCGTCGACTGCGTCCGCGCGGTGGCGACGGCCGGGATCAGGCCGGTGATCGACCGCGTCTTCGGCTTCGACGACGCAAAGGCCGCGTTCGCGCATCTCGCCGCCGGCCGGCACGTGGGCAAGGTGGTGATCGAGGTCAGCTGA
- a CDS encoding hypothetical protein (ID:RHAL1_01739;~conserved exported protein of unknown function;~source:Prodigal:2.6): MRFCSMIAAATLGLGLAGTAQAAPTASLQSAVDVGPAPQIELVRGGCGFGEHRTYSGYCRYNHGWRGRVRYRHNHWY; this comes from the coding sequence ATGCGTTTTTGTTCGATGATTGCTGCCGCAACGCTGGGCCTCGGCCTCGCCGGAACCGCCCAGGCCGCGCCGACCGCCTCGCTGCAGAGCGCCGTCGACGTCGGCCCCGCCCCGCAGATCGAGCTGGTGCGCGGCGGCTGCGGCTTCGGCGAGCACCGTACCTACTCGGGCTACTGCCGCTACAACCACGGCTGGCGCGGCCGCGTCCGCTACCGGCACAACCACTGGTACTGA
- a CDS encoding hypothetical protein (ID:RHAL1_01735;~conserved protein of unknown function;~source:Prodigal:2.6) produces the protein MTRGDEVIPPSDQQGLVGTWRRFGDVGPVYEILGFDHRDADGDWFMQIRVLESGEVVAYRLADVLADPNET, from the coding sequence ATGACCCGTGGCGACGAGGTGATCCCTCCTTCCGATCAGCAGGGGCTCGTCGGAACGTGGCGTCGCTTCGGCGACGTCGGGCCGGTCTATGAAATCCTGGGCTTCGATCATCGCGACGCCGACGGGGACTGGTTCATGCAGATCCGTGTCCTCGAGAGTGGCGAGGTCGTCGCCTACAGGCTTGCCGACGTGCTGGCCGACCCGAACGAGACCTGA
- the serS_2 gene encoding seryl-tRNA synthetase, also charges selenocysteinyl-tRNA with serine (ID:RHAL1_01734;~source:Prodigal:2.6): MIRQHQFTKVELVSVTTPEQSSAEHERMLGCAEAVLQKLELPYRVMTLCTGDMGFASRKTFDIEVWLPGQDRYREISSCSVCGDFQARRMNARYRPAEGKGTRFVHTLNGSGVAVGRALVAVLENYQEADGSIRVPDALKPYMGGLERIARS, encoded by the coding sequence ATGATCCGCCAGCACCAGTTCACGAAGGTCGAGCTCGTCTCGGTGACGACGCCCGAGCAATCGAGCGCCGAGCACGAGCGCATGCTCGGCTGCGCGGAGGCGGTGCTGCAAAAGCTCGAGCTGCCGTATCGGGTGATGACGCTCTGCACCGGCGACATGGGCTTCGCCAGCCGCAAGACCTTCGACATCGAGGTCTGGCTGCCGGGACAGGACCGCTACCGCGAGATCTCGTCCTGCTCGGTCTGCGGCGACTTCCAGGCGCGGCGGATGAACGCGCGCTATCGGCCGGCCGAGGGCAAGGGCACGCGCTTCGTGCACACGCTCAACGGCTCCGGCGTCGCGGTCGGCCGGGCGCTCGTCGCAGTGCTCGAGAACTACCAGGAAGCCGACGGCAGCATCCGCGTGCCCGACGCGCTGAAGCCGTATATGGGTGGGCTGGAAAGGATCGCGCGATCTTAG
- the surE gene encoding 5'-nucleotidase SurE (ID:RHAL1_01737;~source:Prodigal:2.6) yields MRILITNDDGIHAPGLDVLERIARQISDDILVVAPEMDQSGVAHSLSVNDPLRLRKVNETRYAVKGTPTDCVIMGLKHIVADEKVDLVLSGVNSGQNVAEDVTYSGTIAGAIEGTILGIPSIALSQAYGNHAYGGTGGREGIRWDCAEAHGAAVVRKILDAGFDADIVVNVNFPPCPAEAVKGIAATVQGRRDAQIVRIDPRTDGRGNPYYWIAFGRKTYEVGTGTDLEALSQLKISVTPLKLDLTDEPTVTRFAQALAT; encoded by the coding sequence ATGCGAATCCTCATCACCAACGACGACGGCATCCATGCGCCGGGGCTCGACGTGCTCGAGCGGATCGCGCGGCAGATCTCCGACGACATCCTCGTCGTGGCGCCGGAGATGGACCAGTCCGGCGTCGCGCACTCCCTGTCGGTCAACGACCCGCTGCGGCTGCGCAAGGTCAACGAGACGCGCTACGCGGTGAAGGGCACGCCGACCGATTGCGTCATCATGGGGCTGAAACACATCGTCGCCGACGAAAAGGTCGACCTCGTGCTGTCGGGCGTGAACTCCGGCCAGAACGTCGCCGAGGACGTCACCTATTCCGGCACGATCGCCGGCGCGATCGAAGGCACGATCCTCGGCATCCCGTCGATCGCGCTGTCGCAGGCCTACGGCAACCACGCCTACGGCGGCACCGGCGGGCGCGAGGGCATTCGCTGGGACTGCGCGGAGGCGCACGGCGCCGCGGTCGTCCGCAAGATCCTGGACGCCGGGTTCGACGCCGACATCGTCGTCAACGTTAACTTCCCGCCGTGCCCGGCCGAGGCGGTGAAGGGCATCGCCGCGACCGTGCAGGGCCGCCGCGACGCGCAGATCGTGCGCATCGACCCGCGCACCGACGGGCGCGGCAACCCGTACTACTGGATCGCCTTCGGGCGGAAGACCTACGAGGTCGGCACCGGCACCGACCTCGAGGCGCTGTCGCAGCTGAAGATCTCGGTGACGCCGTTGAAGCTCGACCTCACGGATGAGCCGACGGTGACGCGCTTTGCGCAAGCCCTCGCCACCTGA
- a CDS encoding protein of unknown function (ID:RHAL1_01741;~source:Prodigal:2.6) codes for MIGQTMGAMYLEAIRPILAEHSDLTPYELKIPD; via the coding sequence ATGATCGGGCAGACCATGGGCGCGATGTATCTCGAGGCGATACGTCCGATTCTGGCCGAGCATTCCGACCTCACTCCTTACGAGCTGAAGATCCCCGACTGA
- a CDS encoding Antitoxin (ID:RHAL1_01742;~source:Prodigal:2.6) has translation MAIVSIQNAKSNLSKLIARVEAGEDIVIARGMRPVVRLTLVAPAKRKLTFGAIKGEYPDIPASFFFDALPEDELKAWEGEPKGAAR, from the coding sequence ATGGCCATCGTGTCCATCCAAAATGCGAAGAGCAATCTGTCGAAGCTGATCGCCCGCGTCGAGGCTGGCGAGGACATCGTCATCGCGCGTGGAATGCGGCCGGTGGTTCGCCTGACGCTTGTTGCCCCGGCGAAGCGCAAGCTGACATTCGGCGCCATCAAAGGCGAGTACCCGGACATCCCGGCTTCGTTCTTCTTCGACGCGCTGCCGGAGGACGAGCTGAAGGCGTGGGAGGGCGAGCCTAAGGGTGCTGCTCGATAG
- the atm gene encoding ATM1-type heavy metal exporter (ID:RHAL1_01740;~source:Prodigal:2.6): MPPLPPSPFDGAIDRRKRDASLFRVLRGLLPYVWPSQRPDLRRRIYLAFALMIAAKLITVCVPFAFKWATDAVARESRTHVPAGHELLGLLWGPMALTALYGGLRIVMGFSTQVRDALFAAVGMNAVRRLAQEVFVHLHGLSLRFHLERKTGGLTRVLERGRNAIETIVRTIMLTAVPTAIEFALILGVLFVQFDAAYVAVVFGMIAIYLAWTFVATNWRMGIRRSMNESDTDANTKAIDSLLNYETVKYFGAERREAERYDRSMERYERTSIQTYVSLTVLNAGQTVIFTIGMTAVMMMSIAGIRAGTHSIGDFVLVNAMMIQLFQPLNFMGMVYREVKQATIDIEKMFDLLSQNAEIEDRPGAAPLVVEHGHVRFEDVRFSYDGERPILRGISFDVAPGKTLAIVGPSGAGKSTISRLLFRFYEPTSGRILIDGQDIAGVTQASLREKIGMVPQDTVLFNDTIAYNIRYGRWDATDAAVRDAARLAQIDQFIEIAPGGYGAQVGERGLKLSGGEKQRVAIARTILKAPPILILDEATSALDSFTEREIQASLEQVAKGRTTLVIAHRLSTIVGADEIIVLDHGRIAERGTHEGLLARRGIYAAMWDRQHQVDEAEATLRRALEEDGVRPDDRERAALLEGWDRVAGE, translated from the coding sequence ATGCCTCCCCTACCCCCCTCCCCCTTCGACGGCGCGATCGACAGACGTAAGCGCGACGCCTCGCTGTTCCGCGTCCTGCGGGGGCTGCTGCCCTATGTCTGGCCGAGCCAGCGGCCGGACCTGCGGCGGCGCATCTATCTCGCCTTCGCGCTGATGATCGCCGCGAAGCTCATCACCGTCTGCGTCCCCTTCGCCTTCAAGTGGGCGACGGACGCGGTGGCGCGCGAGTCGCGCACGCACGTCCCCGCCGGTCACGAACTGCTCGGCCTCTTGTGGGGGCCGATGGCGCTCACGGCGCTCTACGGCGGCCTGCGCATCGTCATGGGCTTTTCGACCCAGGTCCGCGACGCGCTTTTCGCGGCCGTAGGCATGAACGCCGTGCGCCGCCTCGCGCAGGAAGTCTTCGTGCATCTGCACGGCCTGTCGCTGCGCTTCCACCTCGAGCGCAAGACCGGCGGCCTGACGCGCGTGCTCGAGCGCGGCCGCAACGCCATCGAGACGATCGTGCGCACCATCATGCTGACAGCCGTGCCGACGGCGATCGAGTTCGCGCTGATCCTGGGCGTGCTGTTCGTGCAGTTCGACGCCGCCTACGTCGCCGTCGTCTTCGGCATGATCGCGATCTACCTCGCCTGGACCTTTGTCGCGACGAACTGGCGCATGGGCATCCGCCGCTCGATGAACGAGAGCGACACCGACGCCAACACCAAGGCGATCGACTCGCTGCTCAACTACGAGACGGTGAAGTACTTTGGCGCCGAGCGCCGCGAGGCCGAGCGCTACGACCGCTCGATGGAGCGCTACGAGCGCACCTCGATCCAGACCTACGTCTCGCTGACCGTGCTCAACGCCGGGCAGACCGTGATCTTCACGATCGGCATGACGGCGGTGATGATGATGTCGATCGCGGGCATCCGCGCCGGCACGCATTCGATCGGCGACTTCGTGCTCGTCAACGCGATGATGATCCAGCTCTTCCAGCCCTTGAACTTCATGGGCATGGTCTATCGCGAGGTGAAGCAGGCGACGATCGACATCGAGAAGATGTTCGACCTCCTGTCGCAGAACGCGGAGATCGAGGACCGCCCCGGCGCCGCGCCGCTGGTCGTCGAGCACGGCCACGTCAGGTTCGAGGACGTGCGCTTCTCCTACGACGGCGAGCGGCCGATCCTGCGCGGCATCTCCTTCGACGTCGCGCCCGGCAAGACGCTGGCGATCGTCGGCCCGTCGGGCGCCGGCAAGTCGACGATCTCGCGCCTGCTCTTCCGCTTCTACGAGCCGACGTCCGGCCGCATCCTCATCGACGGGCAGGACATCGCCGGCGTTACCCAGGCCTCGCTACGCGAGAAGATCGGCATGGTGCCGCAGGACACCGTGCTCTTCAACGACACCATCGCCTACAACATCCGCTACGGCCGCTGGGACGCGACGGATGCGGCGGTGCGCGATGCGGCGCGGCTTGCCCAGATCGACCAGTTCATCGAGATCGCGCCGGGCGGCTACGGCGCCCAGGTCGGCGAGCGCGGGCTGAAGCTGTCGGGCGGCGAGAAGCAGCGCGTGGCGATCGCCCGCACCATCCTGAAGGCGCCGCCGATCCTCATCCTCGACGAGGCGACGTCGGCCCTGGACTCGTTCACCGAGCGCGAGATCCAGGCCTCGCTCGAGCAGGTCGCGAAGGGCCGCACGACGCTGGTCATCGCCCACCGGCTGTCGACGATCGTCGGCGCCGACGAGATCATCGTGCTCGACCACGGCCGCATCGCCGAGCGCGGCACCCACGAGGGCCTTCTCGCCCGCCGCGGCATCTACGCCGCCATGTGGGACCGCCAGCACCAGGTCGACGAGGCCGAGGCGACGCTGCGCCGCGCGCTCGAAGAGGATGGTGTGCGGCCCGACGACCGCGAGCGCGCTGCGCTGCTGGAAGGCTGGGACCGGGTGGCGGGGGAGTAA